The following are encoded together in the Frankiaceae bacterium genome:
- a CDS encoding DUF262 domain-containing protein — protein MNPTYQRQGAIWPVDKQQLLIDSLLNNFDIPKIYFHQFATPMTIDGRRVRYALVDGKQRLEAIWGYLDNAFPLGDDFVLFDDPQVSAAGLTYNELSQKHPELAALMNATSLDIVAIRTDDLEMIEEMFSRLNEAVPLNAAEKRNAIGGPARSAVLSLVTHEFFSKKLGFSNKRYRHYDLAAKFLLWADDPDFGTQSVPADVSVRDVKKYRLDAFFHEVKDSPQGGTRMNSASVEAMKVLDSLASVFVDNDRMLLSSVSMVSLYFLLFQLRLRQKVDLPQRADLVEFDRVRHENRAVAEDELEPAQYNLLEFDRLAQSPNDRSALEFRLRVLDDWLTGEL, from the coding sequence ATGAACCCGACCTACCAGCGCCAAGGTGCGATATGGCCCGTCGACAAGCAGCAACTTCTCATCGACTCTCTCTTGAACAACTTCGACATTCCCAAGATCTACTTCCACCAGTTTGCGACGCCAATGACGATTGACGGCCGGCGTGTACGTTACGCATTGGTTGATGGAAAGCAGCGCCTTGAGGCCATTTGGGGTTATCTTGATAACGCCTTCCCGCTAGGTGACGATTTCGTTCTATTCGACGATCCCCAAGTGAGTGCGGCGGGACTCACCTATAACGAGCTGTCGCAGAAACACCCAGAGCTTGCGGCCTTAATGAATGCGACATCGCTCGACATCGTTGCTATACGAACAGACGATCTTGAGATGATCGAAGAAATGTTCTCGAGGTTGAACGAGGCCGTACCCCTCAACGCCGCCGAAAAGCGGAATGCCATTGGTGGCCCCGCCCGAAGTGCCGTATTATCCCTAGTCACGCACGAGTTTTTTTCCAAAAAATTAGGGTTTTCGAACAAGCGGTATCGCCACTACGATCTAGCCGCAAAGTTTCTCCTCTGGGCAGATGATCCGGACTTTGGCACTCAGAGCGTGCCGGCCGACGTCTCGGTGCGAGATGTCAAGAAGTATCGGCTGGATGCGTTCTTCCACGAGGTCAAGGACTCCCCTCAGGGCGGGACGCGCATGAATAGTGCTTCGGTAGAAGCGATGAAGGTACTCGACTCCCTCGCGAGTGTATTCGTCGACAATGACCGGATGCTATTATCCAGTGTAAGCATGGTGTCCCTGTACTTCCTACTGTTCCAGTTGCGCCTCAGGCAGAAGGTCGACTTGCCCCAGCGCGCCGACCTGGTCGAGTTCGACCGGGTCAGGCACGAGAACCGGGCCGTCGCAGAAGACGAGTTGGAGCCGGCGCAATACAACCTACTGGAGTTCGACCGACTCGCGCAGAGTCCAAATGACCGCAGTGCGCTCGAATTTAGATTAAGGGTGCTTGACGATTGGCTCACTGGTGAGCTGTAG
- a CDS encoding Eco29kI family restriction endonuclease codes for MSDSRPDLDFKLSITRALADQLAEALRRCVPTVLTVDALTHLQDRPGVYQLLINDELVYIGKASRSLPSRLAAHARKLSGRQGFEDREVRFVCLYVDEDLEASAPETLLIKRHRTHSAALWNTNGFGNNDPGRRRDTSRVAVNHFDALHPINLDVVVDLLPGPMTAAEALPMLKAALPYLLRFEDPRRNDSAASDYTNASLMIPDARMPARDAIAIVLKALPPRWQATALPGYIILYPENGTEYDSAMFYWRSFGGGVTFAEGPRRLGAAEVPNADKDDGIEKGSEEAL; via the coding sequence GTGAGTGACTCGCGGCCGGACCTCGATTTCAAGCTCTCCATCACGCGTGCTCTAGCGGATCAACTGGCCGAGGCGTTGCGCCGTTGCGTTCCCACGGTGCTCACGGTGGATGCGCTCACCCACCTGCAGGACCGACCCGGCGTCTACCAGTTGCTCATCAACGACGAGCTCGTGTACATCGGCAAGGCGAGTAGGTCACTGCCATCCCGTCTCGCGGCGCACGCGAGGAAGCTGTCCGGACGCCAAGGGTTCGAAGATCGCGAAGTCCGCTTCGTGTGTCTCTACGTGGACGAGGACCTTGAGGCGTCCGCCCCCGAAACACTGCTCATCAAGCGACATCGGACGCACAGCGCGGCGTTGTGGAACACGAACGGCTTCGGGAACAACGATCCGGGTCGCCGCCGTGACACCAGCAGGGTCGCGGTCAACCACTTCGATGCGCTGCACCCGATCAACCTTGACGTGGTGGTCGATCTGCTGCCGGGACCGATGACCGCGGCCGAAGCCCTGCCGATGCTGAAGGCGGCCCTTCCGTACCTCCTGAGGTTCGAGGACCCGAGGAGAAACGATTCAGCGGCGAGCGACTACACGAACGCGTCCCTGATGATTCCCGACGCCAGGATGCCCGCGCGTGATGCGATAGCAATCGTTCTCAAAGCGCTGCCTCCACGGTGGCAAGCCACCGCGCTACCGGGTTACATCATCTTGTATCCCGAGAATGGAACTGAGTACGACAGCGCCATGTTCTATTGGCGCTCGTTCGGTGGTGGAGTGACGTTCGCCGAAGGCCCCCGTCGCCTTGGAGCGGCCGAAGTGCCCAACGCCGACAAGGACGACGGCATCGAGAAGGGTTCCGAGGAGGCTCTCTAG